GCCAACAGAACGGGGACGAGCATAGGGCGACGCGGGGTCGGTGCCCCGTCGACCCGGAGATCGTTCCCGCGGCGTTCACCTGCGGCTGTCGTCCGTCGCTCGACGCGATCAGGCCTGCGTGGAACATCGCTGAAACAGTTGTTCCGTAGGGTCGCGGCGTGATCGCGCTGCAGCCAGGGGCCGGACCGATCCGGTCGGCGACCTACCTGCCGAGCGGGCCCGACACCGTGCTCTGGGGTCGGCTGCCCTGCGGTGCGGACGAGCCGGTGCTGACGGTGGCTCCCGGCACCGAGGTCACCTTCGACACGATCAGCCACGAGGGGATCCTCGAGGACCAGGGCCGCGACCCCCGCCGCTTCTTCGAGCAGTACGGCGCCCCTGACGTCCTCGACGACGCGGTCGCGGTCGCGGCGTCCGACCTCGAGCGGACCTTCGGCGTCGACGGCCCGCACGTGGTGTCGCGGCCGGTGGCCGTCGAGGGGGCCCGCGTCGGCGACCTGCTCGCGATGACGGTGCTCGAGACCCTGCCGCGGGTGCCCTACGGCGTGATCTCCAACCGGCACGGGCGCGGCGCGCTGCCGGGGGAGTACCCGCTGGCCGGCGAGGTGTTCAGCGCCTTCGCCTCGGTGTCCGACGACGGCGACCACGGGCTGATCCCGCTGGTCCCCGGGGGCGAGCCCTCGGTGCGGTTCCCGCTCGCGCCCTTCCTGGGGATCATGGGCGTCGCGGTCGCCGGCGACCAGCGCCCGCACTCGGTGCCGCCCGGGCCCCACGGCGGCAACATCGACATCAACCTGCTCACCGTCGGCAGCACGCTCTACCTGCCGGTGCAGGTCGACGGCGGGCTCGCCTACGTCGGCGACCCCCACTTCGCCCAGGGCGACGGGGAGGTCGCGCTGACCGCGATGGAGGCCAGCCTGCGCGCGACCGTCCGGCTCGACGTCGTGCCGCGCGAAGACGCCGTACGACGGTTCGGCGAGCTGGCCGGGCCGCTCGCCGAGACGTCCGACCACCTGGTGCCGACCGGGCTCGACGCCGACCTCGACGTCGCGGTGCAGAACTGCGTGCGCGCCGCGATCGCCCTGCTCCAGGCGCGGTTCGGCATGGACCCGGCCCTGGCCTACGCCTACCTCTCGGCCGCGACCGACTTCCGGATCTCGCAGGTCGTCGACCAGGTCAAGGGCGTGCACGCCACGATCCGCAAGGCGGACTTCTCGTGAGCGGGCTGCCCGACGGCCTGATGGACGCGTTCTGGGACTACGAGCGCGCGCTGATGGCCGACGACCTCGAGGCGATGGACCGGCTCTTCGCTCCCGGCTCGCAGACCCTGCGCGGCGACGCCGACGGACTCGTCGTCGGGCACGACGCGATCGCCGCGTTCCGTCGTACGCGGGTCGCCCCGCCGCCGCGCACGATCGTCGAGACCCACGTGCAGGCCGTCGACGACGACCACGCGCTGGTCGTCGCGGTCACCGCACCCGCCAAGGGCGGCCGTGGGCAGCAGACCCAGCTCTGGCGCCGTGGCCCCACGGGCTGGCAGGTGACCGCCGCGCACGTCGCGATCCCGGCCCCGCCGCTCGACGGCCGGGTCTGGCGGGTCGTCGGCGACCCGCTGCTCCCCGGCGGGCCCGGCCCGCTCTCGGGCGAGTCCGTCGCCGTCAAGGACCTGTACGCCGTCGCCGGCCACCGGGTCGGCGCGGGCAACCCGACGTGGCTGGCCGAGGCCGCCGTCGAGACCGATCACGCCGACGCCGTCGCGCGGCTGCTGGCCGCCGGCGCCGCGGTGCGCGGGATCAGCCGCACCGACGAGCTCGCCTACTCCCTCGCCGGCACCAACGCCCACCACGGCACCGCCCCCAACCCGGCTGCGCCCGGCCGGATCCCGGGCGGCTCGTCGTCCGGGTCGGCCGCCGCGGTCGCGCTCGGCCACGCGAGCATCGGCCTCGGCACCGACACCGGCGGGTCGGTCCGGGTGCCGGCGTCCTACCAGGGCCTGTGGGGCCTGCGCACCACGCACGACGCCGTCCCCCGCGCGGGGCTGCTGCCGCTCGCCCCGAGCTTCGACACCGTGGGCTGGTTCGCCCGCACCCCCGACCTGCTGGCCCGCGTGGGCGACGTGCTCCTGCCGCCGGCTGCGGCCGACCCGACCACGGGGTCCGACCTCGTCGTCGTACCGGCCCTGCTGGAGCTCGCCGACCCCGACGTGCGCGAGGCGGTGCGGGCCTACGCCGACGACCGCGGCGCGCTCGTCGAGGACTGGCCGCTCGACGACCTTGCCGACTGGCGGATCGCCTTCACGCAGTGGCAGGCCTGGGAGGCCTGGCGGGCCCACGGCGACTGGCTGCGCGAACGGCTCGACTGCCTCGGCGCTGACGTGCGCGGCCGGTTCAGGATGGCCGCGGGCATCTCCGCCGAGGTCGCTGACGGAGCCCGAGCGGTCGGCCTCGCCGCCCGTGCGAGGATCCGCGACCTCGTCGCCGACCGGGTGCTCGTGCTGCCGTCGGCGTCGTCGGTCGCCCCGCTGCTCGGCTCCGACCTCGCCGCGGTCCGTGAGGCGACCCTGCGGCTGACCTGCCTGGCCGGGCTGGCCGGCCTCCCCGGCCTCAACGTCCCCCTCACCACGGCCGACGGGCTGCCGGCCGGGGCCTGCCTGGTCGCCGCCGCCGGCCGCGACCGCGACCTGCTCGAGATCGGACGCCGGGGATGAGCACGCTCACCGACTTCAACGCCGAGAGCCACGACGACGC
The genomic region above belongs to Nocardioides plantarum and contains:
- a CDS encoding AtzH-like domain-containing protein; translation: MSGLPDGLMDAFWDYERALMADDLEAMDRLFAPGSQTLRGDADGLVVGHDAIAAFRRTRVAPPPRTIVETHVQAVDDDHALVVAVTAPAKGGRGQQTQLWRRGPTGWQVTAAHVAIPAPPLDGRVWRVVGDPLLPGGPGPLSGESVAVKDLYAVAGHRVGAGNPTWLAEAAVETDHADAVARLLAAGAAVRGISRTDELAYSLAGTNAHHGTAPNPAAPGRIPGGSSSGSAAAVALGHASIGLGTDTGGSVRVPASYQGLWGLRTTHDAVPRAGLLPLAPSFDTVGWFARTPDLLARVGDVLLPPAAADPTTGSDLVVVPALLELADPDVREAVRAYADDRGALVEDWPLDDLADWRIAFTQWQAWEAWRAHGDWLRERLDCLGADVRGRFRMAAGISAEVADGARAVGLAARARIRDLVADRVLVLPSASSVAPLLGSDLAAVREATLRLTCLAGLAGLPGLNVPLTTADGLPAGACLVAAAGRDRDLLEIGRRG
- a CDS encoding acetamidase/formamidase family protein, translating into MIALQPGAGPIRSATYLPSGPDTVLWGRLPCGADEPVLTVAPGTEVTFDTISHEGILEDQGRDPRRFFEQYGAPDVLDDAVAVAASDLERTFGVDGPHVVSRPVAVEGARVGDLLAMTVLETLPRVPYGVISNRHGRGALPGEYPLAGEVFSAFASVSDDGDHGLIPLVPGGEPSVRFPLAPFLGIMGVAVAGDQRPHSVPPGPHGGNIDINLLTVGSTLYLPVQVDGGLAYVGDPHFAQGDGEVALTAMEASLRATVRLDVVPREDAVRRFGELAGPLAETSDHLVPTGLDADLDVAVQNCVRAAIALLQARFGMDPALAYAYLSAATDFRISQVVDQVKGVHATIRKADFS